One window of the Streptomyces asoensis genome contains the following:
- a CDS encoding carbonic anhydrase has product MTLFFRSHSRPGTHVTSTVIGMTTSASVPARPEGAITDDTVTDRLVEANERYAAAFSDPGMDARPVLHVAVVACMDARLDLHAALGLELGDCHTIRNAGGVVTDDVIRSLTISQRKLGTRSVVLIHHTGCGLEAITEDFRTELEMEVGQRPAWAVEAFRDVDQDVRQSMQRVRTSPFLVHADDVRGFVFDVKTGLLREIDPA; this is encoded by the coding sequence ATGACACTCTTTTTCCGTTCTCACAGCAGGCCCGGAACGCACGTGACCAGTACCGTCATCGGTATGACGACTTCTGCATCGGTTCCCGCACGGCCCGAAGGCGCCATAACCGACGACACCGTCACCGACCGCCTCGTCGAGGCGAACGAGCGGTACGCGGCCGCCTTCTCCGACCCCGGCATGGACGCCCGCCCTGTCCTGCACGTCGCGGTCGTGGCCTGCATGGACGCCCGCCTCGACCTGCACGCGGCGCTCGGCCTCGAGCTCGGCGACTGCCACACGATCCGTAACGCCGGCGGTGTGGTCACCGACGACGTGATCCGCTCGCTCACCATCAGCCAGCGCAAGCTGGGCACGCGCAGCGTCGTCCTCATCCACCACACCGGCTGTGGCCTCGAGGCGATCACCGAGGACTTCCGCACCGAGCTGGAGATGGAGGTCGGCCAGCGTCCGGCCTGGGCGGTGGAGGCCTTCCGGGACGTCGACCAGGACGTACGGCAGTCGATGCAGCGGGTGCGCACCTCACCGTTCCTGGTGCACGCCGACGACGTGCGCGGCTTCGTGTTCGACGTGAAGACGGGCCTGCTGCGCGAGATCGACCCCGCGTAA
- a CDS encoding DUF58 domain-containing protein — MAAGGTGQPSTGHGEKGEKGGARTALAGLTTRGRSFLAAGIAAAICAYVLGQPDLLRVGLLLAALPLICAAVVYRTRYRVAGSRRLSPARVPAGSEARVHLRMDNVSRLPTGLLMLQDRVPYVLGPRPRFVLDRVEAGGRREVSYRVRSDLRGRYPLGPLQLRLSDPFGMCELTRAFSTYDTLTVIPRVEPLPPVRLSGEAKGYGDGRLRALALAGEDDVIPRGYRYGDDLRRVHWRLTARYGELMVRREEQPQRSRCTVLLDTRGLAYQGAGPDSAFEWAVSGAASVLVHMLERGFSVRLLTDTGNSVPGEGSDGFAGASQESADAAGLMMDTLAVVDHSDGTGLSRAYDVLRGGNEGLLVAFLGDLDEEQAAVAAKMRQRSGGAVAFLLDGDSWAREPNGVPDPMNRQEERLRMLREAGWTALSVPRGASLNELWRQADRERAGVMTGSGTSGGEGWS, encoded by the coding sequence ATGGCCGCCGGGGGGACCGGGCAGCCGTCCACGGGCCACGGGGAGAAGGGCGAGAAGGGCGGCGCACGCACGGCCCTGGCCGGTCTGACCACCCGCGGCCGCTCCTTCCTCGCCGCCGGCATCGCCGCCGCCATCTGCGCCTATGTGCTCGGACAGCCCGACCTGCTGCGGGTCGGGCTGCTGCTGGCCGCGCTGCCGCTGATCTGCGCGGCCGTCGTCTACCGCACCCGCTACCGGGTCGCCGGCAGCCGCCGGCTCTCTCCCGCGCGGGTGCCCGCCGGCAGCGAGGCCCGGGTCCACCTGCGGATGGACAACGTCTCGCGGCTGCCCACCGGCCTGCTGATGCTCCAGGACCGGGTGCCGTACGTGCTCGGCCCGCGCCCCCGCTTCGTCCTGGACCGGGTCGAGGCGGGTGGCCGCCGCGAGGTGTCCTACCGGGTCCGCTCCGACCTGCGCGGCCGCTACCCGCTGGGCCCGCTCCAGCTGCGCCTGAGCGACCCCTTCGGCATGTGCGAACTCACCAGGGCCTTCTCCACCTACGACACGCTGACGGTGATCCCGCGCGTGGAGCCGCTGCCCCCGGTCCGCCTGAGCGGCGAGGCCAAGGGATACGGCGACGGACGGCTGCGCGCGCTGGCGCTGGCCGGCGAGGACGACGTCATCCCGCGCGGCTACCGCTACGGCGACGACCTGCGCCGGGTGCACTGGCGTCTGACCGCCCGCTACGGCGAGCTGATGGTGCGCCGCGAGGAGCAGCCGCAACGCTCCCGCTGCACGGTGCTGCTGGACACCCGGGGCCTCGCCTATCAGGGCGCGGGCCCGGACTCCGCCTTCGAATGGGCGGTCTCGGGCGCCGCGTCCGTGCTGGTGCACATGCTGGAGCGGGGCTTCTCGGTGCGGCTGCTGACGGACACGGGCAACTCGGTGCCCGGTGAGGGCTCCGACGGGTTCGCCGGCGCGAGCCAGGAGTCGGCGGACGCGGCCGGACTGATGATGGACACCCTGGCGGTGGTCGACCACTCCGACGGCACCGGCCTGTCCCGGGCCTACGACGTGCTGCGCGGCGGCAACGAGGGACTGCTGGTGGCCTTCCTCGGCGATCTCGACGAGGAGCAGGCGGCGGTGGCCGCGAAGATGCGCCAGCGCAGCGGAGGCGCGGTCGCCTTCCTGCTGGACGGCGACAGCTGGGCGCGTGAACCGAACGGCGTGCCCGATCCCATGAACAGGCAGGAGGAGCGGCTGCGGATGCTGCGCGAGGCGGGCTGGACGGCCCTGAGCGTGCCGCGGGGCGCTTCGCTGAACGAGTTGTGGCGCCAGGCGGACCGCGAGCGGGCGGGCGTGATGACGGGGAGCGGGACGAGCGGCGGGGAGGGATGGTCATGA
- a CDS encoding peptidoglycan D,D-transpeptidase FtsI family protein, with protein MSDREPPRRRVPGPARPSRPVSAQRRPGPGARPARRPTAPAPRTAAPRAIRLGNPRPRLRMVGLALTLVLIAFVVRLLQVQAVDASAYTAKAEQNRYVGQVLAAERGEITDRAGVAFATSVDAYDITADPTMFTRGQLKVDDAPEQAAALLAPILGQEQSALVKKLRPKDASLRYVKLAGRQTPQVWKQIKDLRSALSTKAETDKSTVNVLAGVFSVPSSKRVYPNGNLAAGILGWVNADGKGGGGVEQQLNATLTGKDGKIRYAQSGGRQVPTVGSTETPAVPGSDVELTIDRDIQWAAQNAITEQVKESRADRGYVIVQDNRTGEILAMANSPGFDPGDLSQAKSADMGNASVQDAYEPGSTAKVMSMAAVLEENAATPLTHVTVPNRLHRGDRLFQDDIDHATWYLTLNGVLAKSSNIGTILATGQLGKTQAQANQVLYSYLRKFGIGSHTGLGFPGETKGILAQPGKWSTSQQYTIPFGQGMSLNALQAASVYSTIANGGVRVEPTLVRGTKGPDGRFTPAEAPAKTRVVSQKTAKTLAQMLESVVDDQEGTGAKARIPGYRVAGKTGTANRVDPATGTYKGYTSSFAGFAPADNPRVTVYCAIQNATEGSYFGGQICGPVFKQVMEFALKTLQIPPTGAKAASLPVSFTP; from the coding sequence GTGTCCGACAGGGAACCGCCGCGCCGGCGCGTGCCCGGCCCCGCCCGGCCCTCCCGCCCGGTGTCCGCCCAGCGGCGCCCGGGCCCCGGCGCCCGTCCCGCCCGCCGCCCGACCGCACCCGCTCCACGCACCGCGGCCCCGCGTGCCATCCGGCTCGGCAACCCCCGCCCCCGCCTGCGGATGGTCGGCCTCGCGCTGACCCTGGTGCTGATCGCCTTCGTCGTCCGTCTGCTCCAGGTGCAGGCCGTCGACGCGAGCGCCTACACCGCCAAGGCCGAGCAGAACAGGTACGTCGGTCAGGTGCTGGCCGCCGAACGCGGCGAGATCACCGACCGCGCCGGCGTGGCCTTCGCGACCAGCGTGGACGCCTACGACATCACGGCCGACCCCACGATGTTCACGCGCGGGCAGCTGAAGGTCGACGACGCCCCCGAGCAGGCGGCCGCCCTCCTCGCGCCGATCCTCGGCCAGGAGCAGTCCGCGCTCGTCAAGAAGCTGCGGCCGAAGGACGCGAGCCTGCGCTACGTCAAACTGGCCGGCCGGCAGACGCCGCAGGTCTGGAAGCAGATCAAGGACCTGAGGTCCGCCCTGTCCACCAAGGCGGAGACGGACAAGTCCACCGTCAACGTCCTCGCCGGCGTCTTCTCCGTTCCCAGCAGCAAGCGCGTGTACCCCAACGGCAACCTCGCCGCCGGGATACTGGGCTGGGTCAACGCCGACGGCAAGGGCGGCGGCGGTGTCGAGCAGCAGCTGAACGCGACCCTGACCGGCAAGGACGGCAAGATCCGCTACGCCCAGTCCGGCGGCCGCCAGGTGCCCACCGTGGGCTCCACCGAGACCCCCGCGGTGCCCGGCTCCGACGTCGAGCTGACGATCGACCGCGACATCCAGTGGGCCGCGCAGAACGCCATCACCGAGCAGGTGAAGGAGTCCCGGGCGGACCGCGGCTACGTCATCGTCCAGGACAACCGCACCGGCGAGATCCTCGCCATGGCCAACTCGCCCGGCTTCGACCCGGGCGACCTCTCGCAGGCCAAGTCCGCGGACATGGGCAACGCCTCCGTCCAGGACGCCTACGAACCCGGCTCCACGGCCAAGGTCATGTCGATGGCCGCCGTGCTGGAGGAGAACGCCGCCACCCCGCTGACGCATGTCACCGTGCCCAACCGGCTGCACCGCGGCGACCGGCTCTTCCAGGACGACATCGACCACGCCACCTGGTACCTCACGCTCAACGGCGTGCTCGCCAAGTCCAGCAACATCGGCACCATCCTGGCCACCGGCCAGCTCGGCAAGACACAGGCCCAGGCCAACCAGGTGCTCTACTCGTACCTGCGCAAGTTCGGCATCGGCAGCCACACCGGACTCGGCTTCCCCGGCGAGACGAAGGGCATCCTGGCCCAGCCCGGCAAGTGGTCGACCTCGCAGCAGTACACGATCCCCTTCGGCCAGGGCATGTCCCTCAACGCCCTCCAGGCGGCCTCCGTGTACTCGACGATCGCCAACGGCGGGGTCCGTGTCGAGCCCACCCTGGTGCGCGGCACCAAGGGCCCGGACGGACGCTTCACCCCCGCCGAGGCACCCGCGAAGACCCGGGTCGTCAGCCAGAAGACGGCGAAGACCCTCGCCCAGATGCTGGAGTCGGTCGTGGACGACCAGGAGGGCACCGGCGCCAAGGCGCGTATCCCCGGCTACCGCGTCGCGGGTAAGACCGGTACCGCCAACCGGGTTGACCCGGCCACCGGCACCTACAAGGGCTACACCTCCTCGTTCGCCGGGTTCGCGCCCGCCGACAACCCCCGGGTCACCGTGTACTGCGCCATCCAGAACGCCACCGAGGGCAGCTACTTCGGCGGCCAGATCTGCGGTCCCGTCTTCAAGCAGGTCATGGAGTTCGCCCTGAAGACCCTCCAGATCCCACCGACCGGCGCCAAGGCCGCGAGCCTCCCGGTCTCCTTCACCCCCTGA
- a CDS encoding septum formation initiator family protein encodes MSRKPELKGRAARLARLFPAGPRQAARTPFVLLVVLLLGGGLIGLLVLNSALSEGSFKMDDLQKDTKSLTDEEQALQRDIDSYSAPDALQRRARELGMVPGGDPAFLNPDGTVKGVPSPAAQQSLEDAPAAVGPPEAIPLSRTIEAPPSSATPTPSTLSEPTEAPAPSAAPTEAIPETPGR; translated from the coding sequence GTGAGTAGGAAACCCGAACTGAAGGGGAGGGCTGCCCGGCTCGCGCGGCTTTTCCCGGCCGGCCCGCGGCAGGCGGCCCGTACCCCGTTCGTCCTTCTCGTCGTGCTCCTCCTGGGCGGCGGTCTCATCGGACTGCTCGTGCTGAACTCCGCGCTCAGCGAGGGCTCGTTCAAGATGGACGACCTCCAGAAGGACACCAAGAGCCTCACCGACGAGGAGCAGGCGCTCCAGCGGGACATCGACTCCTACTCCGCCCCCGACGCCCTCCAGCGCCGCGCGCGCGAACTCGGCATGGTCCCGGGCGGAGACCCGGCCTTCCTGAACCCCGACGGCACCGTGAAGGGCGTCCCCTCGCCCGCCGCCCAGCAGTCCCTGGAGGACGCTCCGGCCGCCGTGGGGCCGCCGGAGGCCATCCCGCTCTCCCGGACGATCGAGGCGCCGCCGTCCTCCGCGACACCCACGCCGAGCACCCTTTCCGAGCCGACCGAGGCCCCGGCCCCGAGCGCCGCCCCGACCGAAGCCATCCCCGAGACCCCCGGCAGGTGA
- the rsmH gene encoding 16S rRNA (cytosine(1402)-N(4))-methyltransferase RsmH: MSHSRHVPVMLQRCLDLLAPALQRPGSVVVDCTLGLGGHSEALLTQFPEARLVALDRDKEALRLSGERLAPFGDRATLVHAVYDELPDVLDRLGIARVQGVLFDLGVSSMQLDEADRGFAYAQDAPLDMRMDQTTGVSAAEVLNTYPPGELVRILRAYGEEKQAKRIVSAVVRERDKEPFTNSARLVELIRNALPQAAKRTGGNPAKRTFQALRIEVNGELSVLEQAIPAAVETIDVGGRIAVLSYHSLEDRLVKQVFAAGAANTAPPGLPVVPERYQPRLKLLTRGAELPSEEEVAENRRAAPARLRGAERIRESIE, translated from the coding sequence TTGAGTCACAGTCGACACGTCCCGGTGATGCTCCAGCGGTGCCTGGACCTGTTGGCCCCCGCCCTCCAGCGGCCGGGCTCGGTGGTCGTCGACTGCACGCTCGGCCTCGGCGGCCACAGCGAGGCGCTGCTGACGCAGTTCCCCGAGGCCCGGCTCGTCGCCCTCGACCGCGACAAGGAGGCACTGCGCCTGTCCGGCGAGCGCCTCGCCCCGTTCGGCGACCGCGCCACCCTCGTGCACGCCGTCTACGACGAGCTGCCCGACGTACTGGACCGGCTCGGCATCGCGCGCGTGCAGGGCGTCCTGTTCGACCTCGGCGTCTCCTCCATGCAACTCGACGAGGCCGACCGCGGTTTCGCCTACGCCCAGGACGCCCCGCTCGACATGCGGATGGACCAGACGACCGGCGTCAGCGCCGCCGAGGTCCTCAACACGTACCCGCCCGGTGAACTGGTGCGGATCCTGCGGGCGTACGGCGAGGAGAAGCAGGCCAAGCGGATCGTCTCCGCGGTGGTGCGCGAGCGCGACAAGGAGCCGTTCACCAACAGCGCGCGGCTCGTCGAGCTGATCCGCAACGCCCTTCCCCAGGCGGCCAAGCGCACCGGCGGCAACCCGGCCAAGCGCACCTTCCAGGCGCTGCGCATCGAGGTCAACGGCGAACTCTCCGTCCTGGAGCAGGCGATCCCGGCCGCGGTGGAGACGATCGACGTGGGCGGGCGGATCGCCGTCCTGTCGTACCACTCGCTCGAAGACCGGCTCGTGAAGCAGGTGTTCGCGGCCGGTGCCGCCAACACCGCGCCGCCCGGGCTGCCGGTCGTCCCCGAGCGCTACCAGCCCCGGCTCAAGCTGCTCACCCGCGGTGCCGAACTTCCCTCCGAGGAAGAGGTCGCCGAGAACCGGCGTGCCGCCCCGGCGCGCCTGCGCGGGGCCGAGCGAATCAGGGAGTCCATCGAATGA
- a CDS encoding UDP-N-acetylmuramoyl-tripeptide--D-alanyl-D-alanine ligase — protein MIALSLAEIAAVVGGQTHDIPDPSTEVTGPVVRDSREVVPGSLFVAFVGERVDGHDYAAAVVEAGAAAVLASRPVGVPAIVVDDVQTALGALARHVVRKLGATLVALTGSAGKTSTKDLIAQVLRRKAPTVFTPGSLNNEIGLPLTALSATEETKFLVLEMGARGIGHIRYLADLTPPKIGLVLNVGTAHIGEFGGREQIAQAKGELVESLPPASEGGAAILNADDPLVRAMASRTKAKVVFFGESDEADVRAENVRLTDSGQPAFSLHTPSGCSDVTMRLYGEHHVSNALAAAAVAHELGMSAEEIATALSEAGSLSHWRMEVTERPDGVTIVNDAYNANPESMRAALRALAAMGKGGRTWAVLGKMAELGDEALAEHDAVGRLAVRLNVGKLVAVGGREAAWLQLGAYNEGSWGEESVHVSDAQAAVDLLRSELRPGDVVLVKASRSVGLESVAQALLATGTEGEVAAR, from the coding sequence GTGATCGCCCTCTCCCTCGCCGAGATCGCAGCAGTCGTCGGCGGGCAGACGCACGACATACCGGATCCGTCCACGGAAGTCACCGGACCGGTCGTCCGGGACTCCCGTGAGGTGGTGCCCGGCAGCCTCTTCGTCGCCTTCGTCGGCGAACGCGTGGACGGCCACGACTACGCGGCCGCGGTCGTCGAGGCGGGCGCGGCGGCCGTACTGGCCTCGCGCCCCGTCGGCGTCCCCGCGATCGTCGTGGACGACGTTCAGACGGCGCTGGGCGCCCTCGCCCGGCACGTCGTACGCAAGCTCGGCGCGACCCTCGTCGCGCTCACCGGCTCGGCCGGCAAGACCAGCACCAAGGACCTCATCGCGCAGGTCCTGCGGCGCAAGGCGCCCACCGTCTTCACGCCGGGCTCGCTCAACAACGAGATCGGGCTGCCGCTGACCGCCCTGTCCGCGACCGAGGAGACGAAGTTCCTCGTGCTCGAGATGGGCGCCCGCGGGATCGGCCACATCCGCTACCTCGCCGATCTGACGCCCCCGAAGATCGGCCTCGTCCTCAACGTCGGCACCGCGCACATCGGCGAGTTCGGCGGCCGCGAACAGATCGCACAGGCAAAGGGCGAGCTCGTCGAGAGCCTGCCGCCGGCCAGTGAGGGCGGCGCCGCGATCCTCAACGCCGACGACCCGTTGGTACGGGCCATGGCCTCCCGTACGAAGGCGAAGGTGGTCTTTTTCGGAGAGTCCGACGAAGCGGACGTTCGGGCCGAGAACGTGCGACTCACGGACAGCGGACAGCCCGCCTTCAGCCTTCACACACCCTCCGGGTGCAGCGACGTGACCATGCGCCTGTACGGTGAGCACCACGTGTCGAACGCGCTCGCAGCGGCCGCCGTCGCCCATGAGCTGGGCATGTCCGCGGAAGAGATCGCCACCGCGCTCTCCGAGGCGGGCTCCCTCTCCCACTGGCGGATGGAGGTCACCGAGCGCCCGGACGGCGTGACGATCGTCAACGACGCCTACAACGCGAACCCCGAGTCCATGCGAGCCGCTCTGCGCGCGCTCGCGGCCATGGGCAAGGGGGGCCGGACGTGGGCGGTGCTCGGCAAGATGGCCGAGCTCGGGGACGAGGCGCTCGCCGAGCACGACGCGGTCGGACGGCTCGCCGTCCGGCTCAATGTCGGCAAGCTCGTCGCGGTCGGGGGCAGGGAAGCCGCCTGGCTGCAACTGGGCGCATATAACGAGGGTTCGTGGGGTGAGGAGTCGGTGCACGTGTCCGACGCACAGGCGGCGGTCGACCTGTTGCGCAGCGAGTTGCGCCCGGGGGACGTCGTACTCGTGAAGGCGTCCCGTTCGGTCGGCCTCGAGAGCGTCGCGCAGGCGTTGCTCGCGACCGGCACCGAGGGTGAGGTCGCCGCCCGATGA
- a CDS encoding AAA family ATPase has protein sequence MTTYDERASLTDLTATVERVRSSVEGVIEGKPEVVRLSLTVLLAEGHLLIEDVPGVGKTMLAKALAKSIDCSVRRIQFTPDLLPSDITGVSIWDQQRREFEFKPGAIFSQIVIGDEINRASPKTQSALLESLEERQVTIDGTTYELPSPFMVVATQNPVEMEGTYPLPEAQRDRFMARVSIGYPSPEAELQMLDVHGGVSPLDDLQPVAHAHEIVKLIDAVRGVHVAESVRRYAVDLVSATRTHPDLRLGASPRATLHLVRAAKATAALSGRDYALPDDVQNLAVAVLAHRLLPTAQAQLNRRTAEQVVEEIIQRTSVPASPQQHGYGLGHGTQAYGQQQSRRL, from the coding sequence GTGACGACCTATGACGAGCGAGCGAGCCTCACAGATCTGACCGCCACTGTGGAGCGTGTCCGCAGTTCGGTGGAGGGAGTGATCGAGGGCAAGCCCGAGGTCGTACGGCTTTCGCTGACCGTGCTCCTCGCCGAGGGGCACCTGCTGATCGAGGACGTGCCGGGCGTCGGCAAGACGATGCTCGCCAAGGCGCTGGCGAAGTCCATCGACTGCTCGGTGCGCCGTATCCAGTTCACGCCCGACCTGCTGCCCTCGGACATCACCGGGGTGTCCATCTGGGACCAGCAGCGCCGGGAATTCGAGTTCAAGCCGGGCGCGATCTTCTCGCAGATCGTGATCGGCGACGAGATCAACCGCGCCTCGCCCAAGACGCAGTCCGCGCTCCTGGAGTCGCTGGAGGAGCGCCAGGTCACCATCGACGGGACGACGTACGAGCTGCCCAGTCCCTTCATGGTGGTGGCCACCCAGAACCCGGTCGAGATGGAGGGCACCTACCCGCTGCCCGAGGCCCAGCGCGACCGTTTCATGGCCCGGGTCTCCATCGGCTACCCGAGCCCGGAGGCCGAGCTCCAGATGCTCGACGTGCACGGCGGGGTCAGCCCGCTGGACGACCTCCAGCCGGTCGCGCACGCCCACGAGATCGTGAAGCTGATCGACGCCGTCCGCGGTGTCCATGTCGCCGAGTCGGTCCGCCGCTACGCGGTCGACCTGGTCTCCGCCACGCGCACCCACCCGGACCTCAGACTCGGCGCCTCCCCGCGCGCGACGCTGCACCTCGTGCGCGCGGCCAAGGCGACCGCCGCCCTCAGCGGCCGGGACTACGCGCTCCCGGACGACGTGCAGAACCTCGCCGTGGCCGTCCTGGCCCACCGTCTGCTGCCCACCGCGCAGGCGCAGCTGAACCGCCGCACGGCGGAGCAGGTCGTCGAGGAGATCATCCAGCGCACCTCGGTGCCCGCGAGCCCCCAGCAGCACGGGTACGGACTGGGCCACGGCACACAGGCGTACGGCCAGCAGCAGTCGCGGAGGCTGTGA
- a CDS encoding UDP-N-acetylmuramoyl-L-alanyl-D-glutamate--2,6-diaminopimelate ligase, with protein sequence MTMITPDPGNPVPPASSSAAPPSLRPQAGTPGTLTAVPHADQSQTTQKGASVTYPGPPRPAQVSATPLAELADQLGAEQPGSTAVEVTGITHDSRAVRPGDLYAALPGARLHGADFVTQAAGLGAVAVLTDPAGAERAAATGLPVLVADDPRGRMGELAATIYGAPGRDLLQIGITGTSGKTTTAYLIEGGLKPVRSTGLIGTVEMRIGDERIKSERTTPEATDLQALFAVMRERGVEAVAMEVSSHALVLGRVDGCVFDIAVFNNLSPEHMEFHSGMEDYFQAKAQLFTRKRSKLGVVNFDDEYGRRLIREAEVPVVSFSAEGHPDADWRAVDVEIGPLDSTFTVLGPDGVRVAARSPLPGSFNVANTLAAIVSLAAAGIDPRTAADGVAAVPGVPGRLERVDVGQSYLAVVDYAHKTDAVESVLKALRKVTKGRLHVVLGCGGDRDRTKRVPMGAAVARLADTAVLTSDNPRSEDPLAILATMLQGAASVPAHERGDVLLFEDRAAAIAAVVARAHAGDTVLVAGKGHEQGQDIAGVVRPFDDRQVLREAIQQTQG encoded by the coding sequence GTGACCATGATCACTCCCGACCCCGGGAACCCCGTACCGCCCGCATCGTCGTCCGCGGCCCCGCCCTCGCTTCGCCCGCAGGCGGGTACGCCCGGTACGCTCACCGCCGTGCCACACGCTGATCAGTCCCAAACCACCCAGAAGGGCGCTTCCGTGACATATCCGGGACCGCCGCGACCGGCCCAGGTCTCCGCCACACCCCTCGCGGAGCTCGCCGATCAGCTGGGTGCCGAGCAGCCGGGGAGCACCGCCGTCGAGGTCACGGGCATCACCCACGACTCGCGCGCGGTCCGCCCCGGCGACCTGTACGCCGCCCTGCCGGGCGCCCGCCTGCACGGCGCCGACTTCGTCACCCAGGCCGCTGGCCTGGGCGCGGTCGCCGTCCTGACCGACCCCGCCGGCGCGGAACGCGCCGCCGCGACAGGCCTGCCGGTCCTGGTGGCCGACGACCCGCGCGGACGGATGGGCGAGCTGGCGGCCACGATCTACGGCGCCCCGGGCCGCGACCTGCTCCAGATCGGCATCACCGGCACCTCCGGCAAGACCACCACCGCGTACCTCATCGAGGGCGGCCTCAAGCCGGTCAGGTCCACCGGACTGATCGGCACCGTCGAGATGCGCATCGGCGACGAGCGGATCAAGTCCGAGCGCACCACCCCCGAAGCCACCGACCTCCAGGCGCTGTTCGCGGTCATGCGCGAGCGCGGTGTCGAGGCGGTCGCCATGGAGGTTTCCAGCCACGCGCTGGTCCTCGGCCGGGTCGACGGCTGCGTCTTCGACATCGCCGTCTTCAACAACCTCAGCCCGGAACACATGGAGTTCCACTCCGGCATGGAGGACTACTTCCAGGCCAAGGCGCAGCTGTTCACACGGAAACGCAGCAAACTCGGCGTGGTCAACTTCGACGACGAGTACGGCCGCCGGCTGATCCGGGAGGCGGAGGTCCCGGTCGTCAGCTTCTCCGCCGAGGGCCACCCGGACGCCGACTGGCGCGCGGTCGACGTCGAGATCGGCCCCCTGGACTCGACGTTCACCGTCCTGGGCCCGGACGGGGTACGGGTCGCCGCCAGGTCGCCGCTGCCGGGTTCCTTCAACGTGGCGAACACCCTCGCCGCGATCGTCTCCCTCGCCGCCGCCGGCATCGACCCGCGGACCGCCGCCGACGGTGTCGCCGCGGTGCCGGGTGTGCCGGGCCGGCTGGAGCGCGTGGACGTCGGGCAGTCCTATCTCGCGGTCGTCGACTACGCCCACAAGACGGACGCCGTCGAGTCGGTCCTGAAGGCGCTGCGCAAGGTCACCAAGGGCCGGCTGCACGTCGTCCTCGGCTGCGGCGGCGACCGGGACCGCACCAAGCGTGTCCCGATGGGCGCCGCCGTGGCCCGGCTCGCCGACACCGCCGTACTGACCTCCGACAACCCCCGCTCCGAGGACCCCCTCGCGATCCTCGCGACGATGCTCCAGGGCGCGGCGTCCGTGCCCGCGCACGAGCGCGGCGACGTCCTGCTGTTCGAGGACCGGGCCGCCGCGATCGCCGCGGTCGTCGCCCGCGCGCACGCCGGGGACACCGTGCTGGTCGCGGGCAAGGGCCATGAGCAGGGCCAGGACATCGCCGGGGTGGTCCGTCCGTTCGACGACCGCCAGGTGCTTCGCGAAGCTATCCAGCAGACCCAGGGATGA